The sequence below is a genomic window from Oscillatoria sp. FACHB-1406.
GGATGTATTTTTGTTCCACGGTTCGGCGTTGGAGAATATTAAGTATGGCAGTCCGGAGGCGACGTTGGAGGATGCGATCGCGGCTGCTAAAATTGCCGAAGCCCACGAGTTTATCGATAAGTTACCCCAAGGTTACGATACCATCGTCGGCGAACGCGGTCAAAAGCTCTCCGGCGGTCAACGCCAGCGCCTCGCCATCGCCCGCGCCATTCTCCGCAACCCGCCGATTTTAATCCTCGACGAGGCGACTTCTGCGGTCGATAATGAAACCGAAGCCGCGATCGCGCGTTCCCTCGAGCAAATTACCCAACATCGTACTACAATCGCGATCGCCCACCGCCTCTCCACCATCCGCAACGCCGACTGCATCTACGTCATGGAATACGGGCGCATTGTCGAGCGCGGCACTCACGAAGAACTCTTGACAAATAACGGAATTTATGCAGGGCTATGGCGCGTGCAAACGGGGGAATTGAGTCGCACTTTACATCGCTAGTCGCACTCGTCATAACATTCTCGGAAGAATATTATAGAGTAGCAGGATGGACGCAAGCGATCTCGCTCTAGCTGGTAAGTTGCGAATCGAGCGCGATCGTTAGAATTCAAAGCCAAACATCTAGGGTTGGAGTGCTTAACATTTATGCGGATCGAAAAAATTTCCGTTAAAGGTTTATTTGGAATATTCGACCATGTTATCCCATTAAACATGGACGAGCAAATGACTATAATTCACGGTCCAAACGGATTTGGCAAAACGGCAATCCTGAAAATGATAAACGGTCTCTTCAACTGTCAATACTCGATTTTTCAAAATATTCCATTTTTAGAGTTTGAGCTACAATTTGATAACGATAACAGAATACGAGTTTCCAAAGACAAAGAGCGTCATAATAAAGCTAAAAAAAAGAATCAGATATTATGTGAGTTTTATGAAAATCTATCTTCATCATCGCCTAAACAGTTTTCTCTCACGGAAAATGTAAAGGATAAAGAACGTGGTTTTCCTATCGATATTCTCGATGATGTTATCCCAGAAATTAGCAGAGTTAGTGCTAGAACCTGGAGATATATGCCGACAGGAGAAACTCTTTCATTTAATGAAGCAGTGGCACGTTTTGCGGATGCTTTATCCATTAAAATAAAGTCTAGTGGAGAACCGGAATGGTTGGAATTGGTAAAAAGCAATGTTCGTGTTCGTCTGATTGAATCTCAACGTTTATTAAATGTAGCTCGTCATCAATCTTCACGATATTACACCGAAACGCATTCAATGTTACCAACCGTCTCTGCTTACTCGGAGGAAATTTCCCAACTCATACAATCCAAATTAGCCGAATATGGCACTACATCGCAGTCCCTCGATCGCACCTTTCCGGCTCGCGCGATCGCGCAGCATAACACGACTCAATTAACAGATGAAAAACTGCGCGAACAACTTAACGAACTCGAACAGACGCGCTCTCGTTTAATCGAAGTCGGTTTATTAGATAAAGACGATAACTCGGATTTTCAGATTCAGTCTCAGAATATTGATGAAAGTACAAAGAGTATTTTATCAGTTTATGTTGATGATGTTGAAAAAAAACTTAAAGTCTTTAATGAAATTGCGGACAAAATATATTTATTGAGAAGTATCATCAATAAAAAATTCTCTTATTCTTATAAAGAAATTAATTTTAACAAAGAAAAAGGATTTGTTTTTAAAACCTTATATCCAAACTCCCTCTCTAACGAAAATACACTCTCTCCGACTGACTTATCATCCGGGGAGCAGCATGAGTTAGTTCTCCTTTACGAACTTCTATTTAAAGTAAAACCTAATACTTTAGTTCTCATTGACGAACCAGAACTTTCCCTTCATGTCGGCTGGCAGTCTAAGTTTCTAGAAGATTTGCAAGAAATCATTAAACTCGCCGATTTAGATATTTTAATGGCAACTCATTCACCCGACCTGATTCAAGACCGCTGGGATTTAACAGTGGAGTTGAAAGGGCCGGAAAAATGAGAGAATTTTTGTCTGCTGACCGCGAAGCGAATGCAATTAGGATGCGGCGCAGCACATTTTCGGGAACTTTTCTCCTTTTAGAAGGACATTCCGACAAAGTTTTTTATGACCGCTTCATCGACCGAGATATTTGTGTTTCTATTGTTCTGAATGGAAAAGTTCGAGTTATTGAGGTTTTAGAAATTTTAGAAAATTCTAGTTTCCCTGGCATTCTTGCCATTGTTGATGCCGACTTCGATCGCGTCGAAAATGTCAATCGAGCTAGCCCCAATCTTTTGCTGACCGACACGCACGACATTGAAACCCTGTTACTCGATTCACCGGCTCTGGATAAAGTTTTATTGGAGTTCGGTTCGGAGGAAAAAATCGCTAAGTTCGGCAGAGATATTAAAACTGTCTTGATTGAAGCTGCACTTCCCATCGGCTGCCTACTTTTAGTTTCAAAAATAGATGGATTAAACTTAAAATTTGAGGGAATCGGATTCAGTAAGTTTATTGATGAGAAGACCTTACGAGTAAATGAATTGAAACTTATTCAAGAAATTAAAAATAAATCTCAACTACCGGCATTAAGCACTGAAGGTCTACAGCAAAAATTAACGGCTCAAAAAAGCCTATGTTACGATTGCTTGCAAATCTGCTGTGGTCATCACTTAGTTGAAATTTTATCTTTCAGTTTGCGTAGAACCTTGGGTTCGGCTAAAGCTGATGATGTCAAGACTGACTATCTCGAACGCAGCTTAAGGCTTGCTTACGAAGCAACTTACTTTTACACGACCGGAATTTACCGTTCCGTGCAAATCTGGGAAACCAATAATCAGCCGTTTCGGGTTTTATAAGCCCGAGCGCTAAGTTATTCGTGTAGCAACATTTTGCTCTCTATTGACTGTTCGCGAAGAGCGATTCGGAAACCATCCCTAATTTCGACCCTTTAATCGAGTCGATGGGAAGTTTAGTTGATTCGATCGCGTAACTGCTGCTCTAATTCAGTAATGCGATCGCGCAGAGGAGCTATCATCTCTTCCACTTCGGTTTCTGAATAGCGAATCGGAATGTGTTGGGGACAGTTCTCGCTGGTTGCTTCCACATGGAAAAGAATGGCTCTTTCGATGTTAGCGGGATACCCTGGAACTTGCAATCGTGCAATTAATTCTGCATCCCCTTCAACAAAACTCGCTCTGCCCCAGAGTTTAATCCGTTTGCGGTGACGATAATCCATCAAAAATAGAAAGGCTTTATCGTTGCTGGAAAGATTGCCGACTGTAATGTATTGCACGTTGCCCGAAAAATCAGCAAAGCCCAATGTCTTTTCATCCAATACTTTGAGGAATCCCGGCGTACCCCCCCGAAACTGAATATAGGGATAGCCATTGGAACTGACCGTTCCCAAATAAAATCCATCCAGTCGAGCGATCGTTTCCTCAATTTTTGGGGTAATCGTATCGTTCGCTGCACCATTGGCAATATATTTCTCGTAGGTTTGACGAGACCCCCTTTGTTCCTGGGCGGCTTTGACTTCGGGCGTAAACGCAATTTCTCCAAATTTGCGAGGCATTAGACTCTCCTAAGCGGCAATCGATTCATCAACTTTTCGTTAAGAACTCTAGAGA
It includes:
- a CDS encoding AAA family ATPase, with protein sequence MRIEKISVKGLFGIFDHVIPLNMDEQMTIIHGPNGFGKTAILKMINGLFNCQYSIFQNIPFLEFELQFDNDNRIRVSKDKERHNKAKKKNQILCEFYENLSSSSPKQFSLTENVKDKERGFPIDILDDVIPEISRVSARTWRYMPTGETLSFNEAVARFADALSIKIKSSGEPEWLELVKSNVRVRLIESQRLLNVARHQSSRYYTETHSMLPTVSAYSEEISQLIQSKLAEYGTTSQSLDRTFPARAIAQHNTTQLTDEKLREQLNELEQTRSRLIEVGLLDKDDNSDFQIQSQNIDESTKSILSVYVDDVEKKLKVFNEIADKIYLLRSIINKKFSYSYKEINFNKEKGFVFKTLYPNSLSNENTLSPTDLSSGEQHELVLLYELLFKVKPNTLVLIDEPELSLHVGWQSKFLEDLQEIIKLADLDILMATHSPDLIQDRWDLTVELKGPEK
- a CDS encoding DUF4435 domain-containing protein codes for the protein MREFLSADREANAIRMRRSTFSGTFLLLEGHSDKVFYDRFIDRDICVSIVLNGKVRVIEVLEILENSSFPGILAIVDADFDRVENVNRASPNLLLTDTHDIETLLLDSPALDKVLLEFGSEEKIAKFGRDIKTVLIEAALPIGCLLLVSKIDGLNLKFEGIGFSKFIDEKTLRVNELKLIQEIKNKSQLPALSTEGLQQKLTAQKSLCYDCLQICCGHHLVEILSFSLRRTLGSAKADDVKTDYLERSLRLAYEATYFYTTGIYRSVQIWETNNQPFRVL
- a CDS encoding pyridoxamine 5'-phosphate oxidase family protein, with translation MPRKFGEIAFTPEVKAAQEQRGSRQTYEKYIANGAANDTITPKIEETIARLDGFYLGTVSSNGYPYIQFRGGTPGFLKVLDEKTLGFADFSGNVQYITVGNLSSNDKAFLFLMDYRHRKRIKLWGRASFVEGDAELIARLQVPGYPANIERAILFHVEATSENCPQHIPIRYSETEVEEMIAPLRDRITELEQQLRDRIN